In Gemmatimonadota bacterium, the DNA window CTTCGTCTGTGACCTCCCGAACGACGGCTTGGATTTCGCGTTCCGTCAATGCTTGTCCCATAACCTGTACTCCTCTCGTATGGTTTTGATTGGCCATTACTTCTCCAAATCAAATGACGATAGAGGATCCGGAATGAGCGCACAATGCTCGCCCAACCGCTCGCGAATATCCCGCGTCAAAGAGCCTGCAATTTCATATTGAGGTGCAGTGTTTGTACAACTGTATCCCATATGGATCACACGCCTGGGCGATTTTGAAAGGTTTGCTCGTGCGCCATGCCAGACATCACCGTGGCAAAAAATGCCAGTTCCAGCCTTACAGGTCGCGTAGATTTCTCCAGCAACTGCCTCTTTGAGATCGTCCATAATATCTCGGGGCCAGGGTTTTTTATGCGATCCCGGCACAAGGCGAGTCGCACCGTTTTCTTCTGTCATATCATCAAGTGCCCACACCACATTGAGGTATGCAGTACAATTCTTAAAGAACGATCGATCGGCATGGATTGCCTGAATAGGACGCGGATCACCGGGCATGGGATCGTGAAAATTCATGGCCTGCCAGCGCATATCCTCTCCAATCACCAGCCTGGCTATTTCTAATGCAATCGGCTCGATTGCCAGCTCTTCAAAGGCGCGGCCTTTACCCATGAGATTGCACAACCTGCGAACGCCCGGAGGGGTCGATCCCTCTGTCCCTGCCTTTTCGCCCTCCAGATCATATCTCTTTTCCAGGGCCTCTCGCAACGCTGCCAATCGCTGCACAGAAATCACATTTTCAACGATCAGATAACCGTGTTCTTGAAAAAAATCCCATTGTTGTACAGAAATCATTTCAACCCCCTGAAACCTTATTCGGAAAAATGGACCGTGGGATTGTTCGGGTCACTCAAACGCTTCCGCTCGCTGCCCCAGTTGGCTGCGGTGCCATTCCAGTATCGCGTGTCTGAAGGAGAGTATGAGAAGAGATATGACCAGCGCGACTTGTCGGTGCTGTTGGGTGGACCGCCATGGACTGTGTATCCGTGATGCACAGTGCAGTCACCCGGCTGGTAATGGAAGGGCGGAGAGAGCTCCAGCACAGACGTCAGATTTGGGTACTGCTCGAGCAGGTTGCCCTGGTCATCTTTGAATACCGAGCCAAGCGGTCCTTCGCGATGTGAGCGGCTGACGAATCGCATAGCACTCATCTCCGGTGGCACTTCCACCAGTGCAAGCCAGAACTGTAGTTCGCCCACGCGATCAGAGCCGTGCTCTGACGAGTCCTGATGATAAGTGGCTCCGGCTGCCCCCGGGGGCTTATGTTGGAGGATGTCGATGCGATAGCGAAGTGGGATATCTACGCCCTTGAGCCGCTTCCTGTTCACGAGTCGTGTTGCGTTCTTTGACATGCGCTCGCTGAACATGAACGAGCGAAATGGCTCGGTCTCTTCTCGCCGCGCCAGGCCGACGGACCGTCTGCCGCCCCTCTCTTTGTCATTGCGTTTCAACCACTCTTGACCAACGCGCAGGAGTTCCGTTGCGAACTCCGAGTCCACGAGTTGCTTCATCATAACCCACCCGTATTCGTGGTAAAAAGCCACTTCTTCGTCTGTGACCTCCCGGACGACCGATTCGATTTCACGTTCCGTCAATGCTTGTCCCATAACCTGTACTCCTCCAGTGTAGTGTCCCTAAACAGGATGCCCGCTACCCCAAAAACGGATCTGTAACCCAAAATTTGAACCTGTCAGCAGGCTAATTTACGCTAAGGATCAGGCGATGTCCAGCCCCGTTCATTAGCCTTTATACGGGTTCAAATTTTAGGGCGCACCTCAGTTCTTCACAACTGAAGATCGTTGACTAATGCTGAATTAGTCAAACCATGTCAACATTTGCACTCTGCTTCACAATTGATAGCAACGCTTTGAGGTGTGTCGAAGAGTTTGACTGATTCCACGCAAAGCATAGCGTGAGCGCAAACTCAAAATCGACCACACGTATAAAATCCACAGACTGCGGTTTGCGGCCTTTGTTAGCCGAATTGCAAAATCCAATGCCAATCCCTGCCGAGACCAAACTCATCAATGTTGGCTCATCGACTGCTTCCTGTACGATATTGGGTGACAATCCGCCTGCATAGGCTGTAGCCATAATACCATCCACATAAGATGGAGCATGTGATCGGGAAAGTCCTACAAACGCCTCCGACTTCAAATCTACCAGACGTACATTCCGCCGTTTCTTCCAGTTCAATTCTCTTGGTACTGCAAGCACCACCTCATCTATTCGGATCGGTAAAGCCTCACAACCTTCCGGTAAAGATGCAAAAGTGTAACAAAAGCCCGCATCCAGTGTGCCCTCAGCGATGGCCTCAAACTGGTCGGTTGAGAACATGGGCTGCAAATCGAGCCCGACGTTCGGGTAGCGCGCACGGTATTGTTGGATCGCCCTGGGGAAAATTCCGAACCATGAAGCCGTTTCTCTAAAACCGATACGGAGCCGTCCGACTTCGCCTTTGGCCACGCGACGCACATGCGCCACTGCGGCATCTGCACTGGCGAGAATATCTCTCGCTGACGCCAGAAATTCCTTACCGGCTGCATTCAGCCGAATGCCACGCGGTAGCCTGTCGAATAGCGTACAATCCAACTCCTCTTCGAGTTGACGCATTTGCCTGCTCAATGCAGGCTGAACAATGTGCAACCGCTCTGCGGCGCGCCGGATGTTTTCTTCCTCGGCGACGACGACAAAATAACGGAGATGGCGCAATTCCATAGATATGCCTTTTAGGTATCAATGAGGAAAATATAAAGTAATTTTCATATTGATCAACTTGAACGAAATTACAAGTAACAATCGTCAACAAAAATCCGTAGATGGAGGAGCAGATACCATGGGGAAACTTCTCATTGCGCTGGCTCTCACTGCTGGCTCTCACTTTAATCTCGCCCACTCGGAGGCTGCGATTATGAAACGCGTCACATTTTCAAGCCAAGGGCAAACGCTCGTCGGCGACCTATATCTGCCCGATGATTATTCGGATGGTCAGAAGTTGCCCGGCGTGGTCGTCACGGGGGCCTGGACGACCGTCAAGGAACAAATGGCAGGGACTTATGCGGCTGCAATGGCCAACAGAGGCTACGCGGCTCTGACCTTCGACTTTCGGGGATGGGGCCAATCGCAGGACACGATCCAGTATTTGGAAGACCCCCAGCGCAAAACCGCAGACATCAACGCTGCCGTAAACTACCTGGCTACGCGGCCCGAGGTGGATAACGAGCGGATCGGCGGATTGGGGATTTGCGCCTCTTCTGGGTACATGAGCGATGCGGCGTATGCCAATAGCCATATCAAATCACTGGCTCTCGTGGGCCCCTGGCTGCACAATGCCCCAATCGTCAAGGCGGTTTATGGCGGTGACAAAGGAATGAACAGTCTTATCCAGGCCAGCCGCAAGGCGGAGCAGGCTCCACAACCTGTCATTCTGGAAGCGGCCAGCACAACCAACGAAAAAGCCGTCATGTATCAAGTGCCATATTATACAGAAACGGATCGCGGTTTAATCCCAGAATACGACAACAAATTCAATGTTGCGTCCTGGGAAGGCTGGTTGACCTATGATGCGATCCAAACAGCAGATGAGTTAAAAAAACCCACGTTATTGGTGCATTCCGAAGCTGCTGCCATTCCGCAGGGGGCAAGGGAATACGCCCGTCGCATGGGACGCAACATCACTGAGCTTTGGCTGGAAAACGTCACGCAATTCGATTTCTATGACGATCCCAATGCCGTGAAGACGGCCAGCGATGCGGTGGCCGATCATTTCGGCCAGACGCTGCAGTAGAAGGAGTCAAGCATGAGAAATTGGATCACAGGCGCATTGATCGCGACCCTGGCCGGATTTACGCCAGTAGAGGCCGATATGAAAGACGAAGCTGCTATCAAAACCATTATCGAGAGTGTGGGCATCCTGGCAGACTTGGGACATTTCTCAGCCCTCGAAAAACTCTATGCGGATGAAGTCGAGGTCGATTATACCTCCCTCAGCGGCGGCGAGGTGGAACGAAAAAGCCCGCAAGACTTAATGGCCCAATGGGCTGCAATCTTGCCCGGTTTTGACCTGACCCGGCACGATATTTCAAATATCGCCGTTAAGATCAATGGGCCACGGGCTGAAGCAACTGCTGATGTCACCGCTGATCACTACGTGGGTGAGCTATTCTGGCGGGCGAAGGGTGATTATCGTTATATATTGCAAAAAGAAGACGGCATTTGGCGGATTACAAACCATACTTTTAACCTGCAGGCAGAAAGCGGCACCCGAGATGTGTTTGGCCCGGCGAGCGAGAACGCCGCGAACAATCCTGTACCTTATATTAAACGCCGGAAAAGCGAGGAATACGTCAAAACGATACAGGAATTCTTCGCAGCTTATGCCACGGGCAATACGGAAAAGATGGGTGAGTTTTTGGCTGAAAACATTATCTGGCGGATTCCAGGGCGTCATCCTTTATCTGGTGATAAGCGCGGCAAGGCAGAAGTCGTCGCCTTCTTCCAGCAACTGGTTAATGCCAATTTTCAAGCTGACCCGATCTATTTTGGTGCCAAAGGCGACTATGTCGTCGATGTGCATCGCGGCTGGTCTAATGTAGAAGGTGCCGATAATGTTGATACGATTTGGGCGCTACTCTACCGTTTCGAAGATGGGAAGATCGCGGAGGCGACCAACCTTTCAGGAGACCAAGATGCGGCCAATGCCTTTTTCTGGTCAGCGTATAAATTGAAGCCTATTCCACACAGACTAGCTGAATGACGGACGCTTTCTGACACGGTTTCTGCGATTCTAACGAATATGTTTGTGTACCTCATCTCTGACGCGGCACAGATTTTCATCCAACTCAGCGATTTCAGAAGAACCATAGGGATCTGTTGCGCGTTCATAGATTTCCTTGTTGGCCTCCCTCACGGCATCCACGAGCCCGGGCTTTGGGTTACCGTCCCAGTCGTACAGGCCTTCCATCATGCCGGACATTTTCATCAACGGACCGTCATTGAGGTCGTACAGAGTCGCGCAAAAATTGACGCCGCACACGTTCGAGTCTCGCAAGTGGCGGTTGAGCAGCAAGCCGTAGATGCGGCCCTTGTGCTCGGACGTCACACTGCGCGGATTCTGGCGTGACGCTTCAAAAATATGGCCTGACTCCTCGTCAGAGACCAGCACGGACCTGCCCGTTGCTGCACTCTGTTCGGCAAAACTGATGTCGCGGCTGTGTGCCGAAGCTGGTGAATTTCGCCTTTGACGCCTGCTGACTGTAGTTATGAATATGAGGTTTTGCGGACAGAGATGGTGCTGACCACGCGATCTCGGTCTTGTATTTCAGCGGCTTTTAAGCGGTCCATTAACTGGTTGATATCGCCACCACACTCTTGTAGGAGTTTCTGTCTCGTCTGGTGAATTTCTTCAACAATAGGATCGCGTTTCATGGTTCTCCTCCAGGCTGTTCAAGAAGTCCTTCAGGTGTAACAATAGTCGGGGTATGACGCTGTAATTCCGTATTGATATCTCCAAGCCGACGAATGATTGCGCCATTCGCAATATGGGTGCAATTCCATGTGACCAGATAATCCAGTTTGTATGCCACGGCGAAAGCAATATGGGGCACGTCTGCCTGAGCACGGCCTGTCAAACCGAGCCGTTGGGCGTAGATATTAACAAGGTTCTGTACCTCATCGTTGATTTCTAAGATAGGCAATTCTTCCACGATGACAAGACGGCGTGCGGCTACATCTGGATCACCCAAGCGAATTTCTGTCAACACTGCCTCCGAGATATATATGTCGAAATGCTCGCGGGCATCACGCCACCAGTCATGCGTGATTTGCTGGTGAGCAGCGACGATAAGATCACGGCTTGGTCGTGCGACAAGGTAGCTGGGAATCGTGGTTTCCAAATAAACGGTCGGCATATATCGCTCGCAATCACCGGGGCCGCGTTTTTCTACGCGCGAAGGCATCCAACTCATGTCGAACGGTTGAACTACTGGCGTAGTTGTACTCCGCTCCACCGGACAGTTCGGCATAGCGCATGTCGGCTTGATATAGATACTGAATCGGAGAAGTATTACAGATGACGACGGGCACTGTCTAAGTCCTGTTGGAGGTCGTCCTCAGTCAGTTGGAAGGTATCGATACCGTATTCGGCGAGTTTTGTCAGAAATAAGGGCTTGGGAATGCCAGCCAGCTTGACTGCTCCCCCCGATGACAAACGGCCTAACTCGTAAAGCTTGATGGCGATGAGGAGCTTGGCCTCTTCGCTGAACTGCTTGGGTGTATATCCGAGGGATAGCAGGACTTCGTCACCGTAATCAATGGTCAATGTTCTCTTCATTGCGTCGTGTCTCCATAAACGCGCTGTCGAACTGGCCGAATCGCCCATCCGTTTTTAAAATATAATGATAAATGCCTATTTGCAATTTACTCGAAAAAACAGGGGCTTTCAAGATCATTTTTGAGTATAAAGATTATTATATTCAAAATTTAATGCACAAAGGATCCATACGAAAAACGTGGACAGCCACAAGAGTCTGGCCCATAATAGCCTCATAGGAACGCTTTAATTCTGTAATCTATACGGAAGATCGTCCCTACATTTTGATTCTTGATATTATACGGCAATGCCGTATATTTTGGGTATGTACAATTTCATTGAAACAAAGCTTTTTACCCAACTCATACGGAAATACTTATCCGACGAAGAATACGCGGAATTGCAGAAAGCCTTACTGTTAAATCCTGAGGCTGGCAGTGTGATTTCCGGATCGGGAGGTGTGCGAAAAATCAGATGGCGGGCACAAGGGCGAGGAAAACGCAGTGGCTATAGAGTCATCTATTTCGTGAAAATGACGACACAGACATTTTGGATGTTGACGATCTATCCGAAAAATGTGAGCGACAATATTCCTGCCCACATTCTCAAACAAATCCGTGAGGAGATCGAAAATGAATGAAAGGAATAGAGATATTGGCCAAGAGATTCTATCTGGTTTGCAGGAAATTAAGCGCGGCGAACACGGTCGTATCATCACAGTACCTGATATTGCCCAAACGAGAGCGAAAGTGGGTCTTTCTCAATCTCAGTTTGCCCAATTGATGGGTGTATCTGTTCGCACGTTGCAAGACTGGGAGCAGGGTCGCCGTCGTCCATCGGGTGCAGCCAGGACACTACTGATTATCGCAGACAAAAATCCGCAAGCGATATTGGATGTGATGTAAAAACCTGTA includes these proteins:
- a CDS encoding phytanoyl-CoA dioxygenase family protein; this encodes MISVQQWDFFQEHGYLIVENVISVQRLAALREALEKRYDLEGEKAGTEGSTPPGVRRLCNLMGKGRAFEELAIEPIALEIARLVIGEDMRWQAMNFHDPMPGDPRPIQAIHADRSFFKNCTAYLNVVWALDDMTEENGATRLVPGSHKKPWPRDIMDDLKEAVAGEIYATCKAGTGIFCHGDVWHGARANLSKSPRRVIHMGYSCTNTAPQYEIAGSLTRDIRERLGEHCALIPDPLSSFDLEK
- a CDS encoding phytanoyl-CoA dioxygenase family protein gives rise to the protein MGQALTEREIESVVREVTDEEVAFYHEYGWVMMKQLVDSEFATELLRVGQEWLKRNDKERGGRRSVGLARREETEPFRSFMFSERMSKNATRLVNRKRLKGVDIPLRYRIDILQHKPPGAAGATYHQDSSEHGSDRVGELQFWLALVEVPPEMSAMRFVSRSHREGPLGSVFKDDQGNLLEQYPNLTSVLELSPPFHYQPGDCTVHHGYTVHGGPPNSTDKSRWSYLFSYSPSDTRYWNGTAANWGSERKRLSDPNNPTVHFSE
- a CDS encoding LysR family transcriptional regulator is translated as MELRHLRYFVVVAEEENIRRAAERLHIVQPALSRQMRQLEEELDCTLFDRLPRGIRLNAAGKEFLASARDILASADAAVAHVRRVAKGEVGRLRIGFRETASWFGIFPRAIQQYRARYPNVGLDLQPMFSTDQFEAIAEGTLDAGFCYTFASLPEGCEALPIRIDEVVLAVPRELNWKKRRNVRLVDLKSEAFVGLSRSHAPSYVDGIMATAYAGGLSPNIVQEAVDEPTLMSLVSAGIGIGFCNSANKGRKPQSVDFIRVVDFEFALTLCFAWNQSNSSTHLKALLSIVKQSANVDMV
- a CDS encoding alpha/beta hydrolase — protein: MGKLLIALALTAGSHFNLAHSEAAIMKRVTFSSQGQTLVGDLYLPDDYSDGQKLPGVVVTGAWTTVKEQMAGTYAAAMANRGYAALTFDFRGWGQSQDTIQYLEDPQRKTADINAAVNYLATRPEVDNERIGGLGICASSGYMSDAAYANSHIKSLALVGPWLHNAPIVKAVYGGDKGMNSLIQASRKAEQAPQPVILEAASTTNEKAVMYQVPYYTETDRGLIPEYDNKFNVASWEGWLTYDAIQTADELKKPTLLVHSEAAAIPQGAREYARRMGRNITELWLENVTQFDFYDDPNAVKTASDAVADHFGQTLQ
- a CDS encoding nuclear transport factor 2 family protein; amino-acid sequence: MRNWITGALIATLAGFTPVEADMKDEAAIKTIIESVGILADLGHFSALEKLYADEVEVDYTSLSGGEVERKSPQDLMAQWAAILPGFDLTRHDISNIAVKINGPRAEATADVTADHYVGELFWRAKGDYRYILQKEDGIWRITNHTFNLQAESGTRDVFGPASENAANNPVPYIKRRKSEEYVKTIQEFFAAYATGNTEKMGEFLAENIIWRIPGRHPLSGDKRGKAEVVAFFQQLVNANFQADPIYFGAKGDYVVDVHRGWSNVEGADNVDTIWALLYRFEDGKIAEATNLSGDQDAANAFFWSAYKLKPIPHRLAE
- a CDS encoding type II toxin-antitoxin system VapC family toxin, with protein sequence MPTVYLETTIPSYLVARPSRDLIVAAHQQITHDWWRDAREHFDIYISEAVLTEIRLGDPDVAARRLVIVEELPILEINDEVQNLVNIYAQRLGLTGRAQADVPHIAFAVAYKLDYLVTWNCTHIANGAIIRRLGDINTELQRHTPTIVTPEGLLEQPGGEP
- a CDS encoding UPF0175 family protein; the encoded protein is MKRTLTIDYGDEVLLSLGYTPKQFSEEAKLLIAIKLYELGRLSSGGAVKLAGIPKPLFLTKLAEYGIDTFQLTEDDLQQDLDSARRHL
- a CDS encoding type II toxin-antitoxin system RelE/ParE family toxin, with the protein product MYNFIETKLFTQLIRKYLSDEEYAELQKALLLNPEAGSVISGSGGVRKIRWRAQGRGKRSGYRVIYFVKMTTQTFWMLTIYPKNVSDNIPAHILKQIREEIENE
- a CDS encoding helix-turn-helix domain-containing protein, with protein sequence MNERNRDIGQEILSGLQEIKRGEHGRIITVPDIAQTRAKVGLSQSQFAQLMGVSVRTLQDWEQGRRRPSGAARTLLIIADKNPQAILDVM